Within Hoplias malabaricus isolate fHopMal1 chromosome 16, fHopMal1.hap1, whole genome shotgun sequence, the genomic segment ggcttacagatattgaaggaatgaatgaaatattcaggCAACTGTCTCCAGGGGAAACTGCAGTTTCCAGATGTGCATGTGATCCTGCTTGATCCTGTGATTTGTGCAAACAATTGTGCTTAGTGCATCTCGTTGCTCCTCAGTATGGCCGACACATTCTTTGATGTCCGTGATGACCGCATCGGAGGCAAGTACAAGAAAGTCCAGTATGTGGAGTACACAGATGACACATTCACCAAACGCAAGGAGAGGACACCCGAGGACCTGCATCTTGGAATTCTGGGTAAAACCACTCTATAACTATAATGTTATTTCTCATAGCTCTACTATGCCTTGTGTACAATGAGTGACTGtttagagaaaaataaacagtgacACAGTTTATAAAAAGTTAAGAGTGTTAATGGTGCCCCCTTGTGAAGCCTGTTTAACCTGCCAAACATGAATTAGTGAGTCCTTTCTATCAggtgcttatatatatatatatatataatatatctgTAACCATGTGCCCTCTGTGGTCTCTCATATAGGCCCAGTCATCAGAGCAGAGGAGGAGGACACCATAAAAGTCACATTCAGGAATAAAGCAAGCCGGCCTTACAGCATTCAGCCTCATGGTGTGCAGTACAGCATCGAGATGGAAGGCACCCTCTACCACAACGTTTTAGAAGGTAACTAGAACGgtttttgttctgaaaaactcaATGTGAAACAGCTTTCACTGCAGCTTTCAATCTTGTTCTTTTTGCAGAATCATACACTGCCAAAAAGCTCAGAGAAGTCAAGAAAGAAGCGAGTAAGTAGAGCACTGCCTTTTATTCTGGTCATTATGGAGAAACAAAGGTAACTGCTTCAGTCAAGGAGCGTCTAGAGCTTTAGctttatataaacacaaattattgGCTACAATTATCAATAATcatgtaattataatcatatttTAATCTAAGTTGAAGGACCCTGGAtgaggggtgtgtgttgtgttcatgTGCAGAAATGAGTATTAGCTCATGTACTGcttttgattttaatttgttttgtagCCAGTTAATAATCTACAAGAAAAGACAAATGGGATGATTTGACCTGATTATTTTATACATGTGCTGCTGTAGTTTTAGTTTATTTCAGTTGGGGGTTGGGGGAAAAACCTGGCAATGTGGGGCTCTGGAGGAAAAGCTCAGTTCACTGCCCTTAattttaaagtttgtttaaaaatattaagattgacaaagccaagagttTTATGTTTGTTGATGACgtcatgtttttttgtttgtttttggcagttttctgtggcttttatatgcatattgatatcggaattatatcctATCAAcagaaatttagaaatatatcatGACATCAATTTTAgctgtatcgtccagccctacctGCTATAGTACAAAGAAAATCCTGGTTGGTTTGATCCATTTAATATGATTTATTTTCTTACACAATGCAAAGGGAAAGTTTTtcaaataacataaaaaatctAGATGAAATTGAAGATACAAGATGTGTGCAATTTCAGGAGTTATTGAACCCCTCCCTGCTGCCATGGTTCGTCCTGACACCACTTTTAAGTACGAGTGGGTGGTGCCGAAGGGTGGAGGTCCGAGTGAGAAAGATCCTGACTGCATCACTTACCTGTACTACTCCGCCGTGGACCCAATCCGAGACACCAACTCTGGCCTCGTTGGACCTCTGCTGATCTGTAAACCCAAAACACTGAAGGCAGGCAAACAAGTGAGTGCAAAGGTCTTATTGAGACACAAATCAACACAGTTGCATAAGGTGCTTATTTGCTTTTTCCCCTCACTGCTCACGTTGCAGAAAAACGTGAAGAAAGAGTTCCACCTGCTCGCCACAGTTTTCGACGAAAACCTTAGCTGGTATTTGGACGAGAACATCAAAAGATATGCAAAGAAGCCCCAGACTGTGAAAAAAGATGATGAAGGCTTTGAGTTGTCGAATAAAATGCACTGTGAGTACTGCAACACTGGGGTAGTCTTGAATTCAAAGTATGAGCCACAAAAAACTGTTCACTCAAGAAAAATATTGTATCTCCAGCACTCAACGGATACATGTACGGAAACCTCCAAGGACTGACGATGTGCAAAGGAGACAAAGTGTCCTGGCATCTCTCTGGGTTGGGTTCCGAGGGAGACATCCATGGCATTTACTTCCAAGGAAACAGGTTTCTCTACAGAGGAACACGGAAGGACACCATCAATGTGTTCCCACatgtctctcacacagtcattaTGGAGCCAGACAGCATGGGTACTGTTCCAGCCTTTCAATTTGAAAAGCTGCATTTTCCCTGTCCCCAAATCAAATATGAAATcagtaataacacacacacacacttaatacaATTGATTAATTGCTGGCATCTGATCTGAGTTTGCTAATGCTATATTCCTTGTTCTGTTTTAAAGAGGACAATCCATATTTTCCACCAAAAAAGTAGCAAAGAGTACAGCattgaatgtgagtgtgtgatgctttgTGACGGACCTGCCACCCTGatgagaagatgaatgaatgaatgaatgattgaatctCTAAAACATTCACTAACCCTAGGTGCCAATATCCGatttgtttcataatgtgaagaagaatcattggaGGAAATGTCTTATTTATCCTTGAATTGACTATAAATTCATCAAAATtctcttaaaaatatatacatctttataattttttccttctttcGCCTTGTCTGGTCACTCCAGGTCAGTTTGAAATAACATGCAAGGCTGCTGATGACAGCCATGCAGGAATGAGAGCAAACTACACAGTGGAGAAGTGCAGTATCTttagcagacagacagagattatGCTGCACCAGAAGAAATACTACATTGCTGCTGTGGAGATGGACTGGGATTACTCTCCTTCTCGCACCTGGGAGGAGAAGATGTTCAACGGCCTCAAAGACAGGTAACACTAAGGATGGTGTTGCTGAATTTCAGAGacgtttctttgtagttttccTCTTTTAAGACGTCTTCCACTTCGTTCTGTTCCCAACTTGGACAGAGTTTTGTGCAAGTATCCTACTTTTACATGAATCTCTACATTACTAACATCCTCTATGCTTTTCTGGGATGGGTCTACACTAGTTTTTTGGGGCATTTCCATTAGAATCTGTTGAGTATATAAActtaaacattagtgaggtctgaTACTGATGTTGGAGAATTGTTCCTGGATCACAACCACCgttccagctcatcccaaaaatAATTTGATGGCGCTAgaccatcactccagagcacACAGCTCCTCTGATTTAATTGACTCTTTCCATTGAGCACAgtgatcttaggctcatgtgcagctgctccaggaagtcccatttcatttcaagcTTTTCTGTAGGGACCAGTTTAAATTagctgaaaaagaaaatgattaAAGGTTTTCTACAAATGTTCCCAACTGTCCACTGGGATCATGAACCTACAGGTGAGGGCTCTGTTGTTgattgtccccagtccaggaacACCATTCCTAAAGAAAGAGGGCAAATTTATCGGCTCCAAGTACAAGAAGGTCCTGTACAGAGAGTACACTGACGAATCCTTCACCAAGCCAAAGGCAAGGCCTGCTGACATGGAACACCTTGGAATTATGGGTAGATATCTAACTGCTTAACATCTGAGTAACACAGTGCAGAGAGTACATTTGGAAACTTGTTTTAATCATTCTTCCACTTATTTAGGGCCTATGATCCATGGAAATGTTGGAGAGAAGGTGAAGATAGTGTTTAAGAACATGGCGAAGAGGCCGTACTCTATACACGCCCACGGAATAAAAACAGATGTCCCTCAAGTCGCTCCAACTCCCCCAGGTATGAATACCGTCTATTGCTTTTTTAGGTGATGTTTGTaaagtggggggtggggggttaaaATAGTGAGCAGTGAACCCCTGCTCTTGGACCCTGTCTTAGTTTAGCTACAACTCTTCTCTGATATATGTCTTCTGAAGTCCAAATTGGAGATGTATGCATGACTAGATCTACACTGATCTATCACAACATTAAATTGACCTCCTAGTTTAtacactcattttccattttagcTGCTCCACTGATAATACAGTAGTTCTgcaattaaagactgtagtccatctgtagtAATTAATGCCTTGTTAGCACCTCACAgtctcaccctgttcttcagtggtcaggacgtttgcaggaccctcacagagcaggtatgagtttttaaaccctgtgtccactctctgtccactctgtgagacactcctccctcgttggtccaccttgtagatgtagagtcagagacagtagctcatctgtcgctgcacagtgtgtgtcgctcgtcctctagtccttcatcagtgacacaggacgctgtcggctggatgtttttggtcggtggactgttctcagtccagacactgaggggtttaaaaactccagcagcactgctgtgtctgatccactctacaccagcacaacacacactaacacaccaccaccacgtcagtgtcactacagcactgagtatgatccaccactcTACAAAGTATACCTATATTGTAAGTGGAGCCAATAAAATGAACGACAGTAGAAACAAGGCAGTTactttaatattttggctgatcTTTAAATATTagctattttttatataaataagtcATTTATAAATTTTCTCTAAAGGACAAACTCAGACCTACACCTGGTACATTCCTAAAACTGCGGGGCCAACAGATGAGCAGGAGGAATGCAGTGTTGGAGCTTACTACTCAACTGTGCATCTTAACAAGGTAGACATAGTGTTCTCTTAATCCAGCAGGGGTCTATAGACCACCTACCAGAGTGACTCTAAGCACCTTTATTCAGTCATATCTCGAATCCCACAATATGTTCTTCCTCTCAGGATTTGTACAGTGGTCTGGTCGGCCCTATGGTCATCTGTAAGAAGAGCCTGCTGCGGACGCTGGGGCTAAAGAAAGAGATTGAGGAGTTTGCCCTCCTCTTCATGGTGTTTGATGAGAATGAGTCCTGGTACCTGGACGACAACATCAAAACACACGTTAAAAGTCCTCCTGCCAAGTTAAAGGAGGACGCAGAGTTTATTGAAAGCAACAAAATGCACGGTGAGCAGAGGACAACTGTACACTCTCATggacaaatgtttgtggacacctgcttatgAGTAGAAGGTTATTAAGAGGCAGTCTCTTCCCCTTTAGTGAGGCCAGGTACAGATGTCGGATCACAAACACTGCTCCAACTCTTTTTAATGGAACATAGTTCCCTtgatccacagcccagtgctagaGGCATTGCTGTGGGCATGATGACCAAAGGCTCTAAAAGGTGTAATGTGCACACAGCATGTGTACTATGTGAATTGAAGCTGCAAATATCTTAAATTAAAGGTCATTTGAAGTGTCTACACACATCTGGAAATATGATATACTGGAAAAATGATCCTGATTGTAGAAGCCAAAACCTGACTGTTTTTGCACTTATACTGCACTTAACTCCTTTTTTTCTAGGTTTGAGCTGTGACTAGATTGCATTGTGTATTGCATCAATTACATGttgttctttctaggtatcagcactggcccttgttctgaTTTCagtctgagctcagagggagttTGGATTctaacctatttgtactagctaggatacacactctgtctgaatgctaagcacttttgtgagttGCTCAggataagagcgtctgctaaatgctgtaaatgtaaatggtgATGGTAGTAAAACAATGACCACCTTTTGTTTACGCACTACAGGAATAAATGGCCTGGTGTATGGAAATCTGAATGGTCTGACCATGCAGGTGGGAGATAAGATTTACTGGTATCTGCTGGGAATGGGAGGTGAAATTGACATACACACTGCACATTTCCACGGCCACAGCTTTGACTACAAGGTAAAGACCTTCCAcaccaataaaaaaaacatgaatgtaAATTATATTCATGTTCTTAACACATAAACATAGTATCTCCAGGAATGATGATCCCCTGGCAtctgaataatgaatgaatacacatcaagaacacacaccctcacacacatttttcttttcttgctgTTAACCATGAAGTGATTACACAAACATCTGTTCATTATTTGGAGACTAGTCTTAATCATAACTAACCTAACCCAAACCTTAACAACTACAAGCCTAGCCCTAACCCTGACATTAACCACAACTACTACCAGCTTAActctaaccttaaccttaaccTTAACCTTGAATACTATTGACCAAAGCCTGAGCCTGAAATTACCATAAACTTAAAACATATCTTTGCCATAAAATGTAATGCATGTAATAAACCAGCTTGTAATCTCCACAGTGCGAGTGTGTAaccgtgtttttttttccccgaaCGTGATATATTCCTAGAACATACACACCAGAATCCATGTGCATAATCAGTCCACTCCCTTTTGTAATGGTCTGTCTGTTTTCTAACTGCAGCAAGGTCAAGTCCACCGTGCAGATGTGTATGACCTGTTCCCGGGCACTTTCCAGACCGTAGTGATGCGTCCTCAGTACCCAGGGATCTGGCTCCTGCACTGCCACGTCACTGACCACGTGATGTCTGGCATGGAGACCAACTACACAGTACTGGAAAAAGAGAGTGAGTATGAATGTGTCCCTGTCCCAATCCTTGATTTATGTCTTAAGGTCCTGGGAAGTGCACACTTTCACGATTACACAAGGGGGATATGTGATTAAGGTTTCAGAGACTTTAAAAAGGAATTAACTGTGGGTAATTGATTTCACAAAGTGCCTTAACTGCTCATAGAGGAGGTGCGCAAACAAGCTCATGGTACTAACACAAAAAATGGGCCCACGTCTGAAAGAGATGAATGTGTTCACATTTTGGGGACGGTTGTAGTCAGAGGAACACTGGTTTAGTTTTTGTCTGCCATGAGCAGCACCAGTCAAAGTGTACTTTCCTCCTGAAACAATGCCTGCTGCAGAATGACAAAATGTTAAGCATGCAGTGTTATCAAGGGATAGAACAATCTAATGATGCTTCTATGTTTCATTTACAGAAAAGAAGGGCATCTTTGGCTAGTTTGGAAAGAGCTTAAGAAATTCCAGTGGAACACCTACTGTAAATGTTTTGCACGTTATGAATAAAGACCTCTGGTAATTGtacatacatttataaagtgtattgtcatttattaaataataatatgtatatTATAATGGTGTATATACAtgtgtgatgttccactgagctgtatttagggagaacagagcctctgttattTTTACCCCACGCTAAGCACTGCAGAATGTGCACATttggtggagggtaggaaacaaaccccagccctcccccattcaggacagtgctgtaaaagtgaattacactccacatctgtagggggagcccaacaaaacaacaacaaaaatacaaaattcacctagtgctcctttaaagaaGTGAAATACAGTGGCTGCACAAAA encodes:
- the cp gene encoding ceruloplasmin, translated to MGRLQWSVIGLFLCFGTVSCVIREYFIGIKEIRWDYAPSGMNLIQNKTLKEDEHARTFLEKGEQRIGRVYKKAVYQQYTDATFRQEIEKPKWLGFLGPLISAEEDDVVVVHLKNMATRHYSIHPHGLSYNKTNEGALYPDMTQPAEKLDDSVAPGKAYSYIWPLTSSHAPGKDDPNCLTRVYHSHVMAPKDIATGLIGPLIVCKKGTLDVHGDKSGDYLYALMFTVSDENLSWYLDDNIKAYCTQPAKVKKDDEEFIESNKMHSINGYVFGNLPDLSMCMGNKIHWHLFGIGNEVDIHSAYFHGQILKIWRHRTDTVSLFPATFVSGEMEADNPGQWLLSCQVNDHVEAGMQAIFEIKKCFPNVHKPRPFGEVRQYYIAAEEVIWDYGPTQINQYTGVKLEDDSMADTFFDVRDDRIGGKYKKVQYVEYTDDTFTKRKERTPEDLHLGILGPVIRAEEEDTIKVTFRNKASRPYSIQPHGVQYSIEMEGTLYHNVLEESYTAKKLREVKKEARVIEPLPAAMVRPDTTFKYEWVVPKGGGPSEKDPDCITYLYYSAVDPIRDTNSGLVGPLLICKPKTLKAGKQKNVKKEFHLLATVFDENLSWYLDENIKRYAKKPQTVKKDDEGFELSNKMHSLNGYMYGNLQGLTMCKGDKVSWHLSGLGSEGDIHGIYFQGNRFLYRGTRKDTINVFPHVSHTVIMEPDSMGQFEITCKAADDSHAGMRANYTVEKCSIFSRQTEIMLHQKKYYIAAVEMDWDYSPSRTWEEKMFNGLKDSPGTPFLKKEGKFIGSKYKKVLYREYTDESFTKPKARPADMEHLGIMGPMIHGNVGEKVKIVFKNMAKRPYSIHAHGIKTDVPQVAPTPPGQTQTYTWYIPKTAGPTDEQEECSVGAYYSTVHLNKDLYSGLVGPMVICKKSLLRTLGLKKEIEEFALLFMVFDENESWYLDDNIKTHVKSPPAKLKEDAEFIESNKMHGINGLVYGNLNGLTMQVGDKIYWYLLGMGGEIDIHTAHFHGHSFDYKQGQVHRADVYDLFPGTFQTVVMRPQYPGIWLLHCHVTDHVMSGMETNYTVLEKEKKKGIFG